In a single window of the Gossypium hirsutum isolate 1008001.06 chromosome D02, Gossypium_hirsutum_v2.1, whole genome shotgun sequence genome:
- the LOC107910534 gene encoding EEF1A lysine methyltransferase 4, protein MTLGTPSSQAYGEPWYWDNRYAHESAPFDWYQKYPALASLIHLYVPHRHERILVVGCGNSVFSEDMVNDGYEDVVNVDISSVVIEAMQTKYSNCQQLKYIKLDVRDMSPFQAGSFAAVIDKGTLDSILCGNNSRQNATQMLGEVWRVLKDKGVYILITYGAPVYRLGLLKESCMWSIKLHVIAKFGAEGSSEQPTRALTDPILLDESGSSVEDVLGKNPDVHYIYVCTKEPKTKD, encoded by the exons atgaccTTGGGTACACCATCATCTCAAGCATACGGTGAGCCATGGTACTGGGATAACCGCTATGCCCATGAATCAGCTCCTTTTGATTGGTACCAAAAATACCCTGCCTTAGCATCTCTTATTCACCTTTATGTGCCCCACCGCCATGAACGCATTCTCGTTGTCGGCTGTGGCAACTCAG tGTTTAGTGAAGACATGGTGAACGATGGGTACGAGGATGTTGTTAACGTTGATATATCATCTGTGGTTATTGAAGCTATGCAAACCAAGTACTCTAATTGTCAGCAGCTAAAAT atATTAAATTGGATGTACGAGATATGAGTCCTTTTCAAGCTGGTTCCTTTGCAGCAGTTATTGATAAAG GGACCCTTGATTCTATCTTG TGTGGGAATAATTCTAGACAGAATGCTACTCAAATGCTTGGGGAAGTCTGGAG GGTCCTCAAGGATAAAGGAGTCTATATTCTG ATTACATATGGAGCTCCAGTATATCGCCTTGGCTTGCTGAAAGAATCGTGCATGTGGAGCATAAAACTGCATGTGATAG CGAAATTTGGAGCAGAAGGAAGTTCCGAACAGCCAACAAGGGCATTGACAGACCCAATTCTGTTGGATGAGAGTGGAAGCTCGGTGGAAGATGTACTTGGAAAAAACCCTGACGTCCATTACATCTACGTTTGTACCAAG GAACCCAAGACAAAGGACTGA
- the LOC107910535 gene encoding autophagy-related protein 8i translates to MVKRQPFLKEQSLEQRLEESKTILAKYPDRIPVIIERYSRTDLPDIEKNMFLVPRDMLVGQFIHILSSRLHLSPGKAHFVFVHNTLPQSVSLMGCVYNSFKDDDGFLYMCYSTEETFG, encoded by the exons ATGGTGAAGCGTCAGCCTTTTCTAAAGGAGCAATCACTAG AGCAACGACTGGAAGAATCAAAAACTATATTAGCCAAATACCCAGATCGAATTCCT GTGATCATTGAAAGGTATTCAAGGACAGACCTCCCAGATATAGAGAAGAATAt GTTCCTGGTTCCTCGAGACATGTTGGTGGGTCAGTTCATTCACATTTTAAGTAGCAGGCTACATTTGAGTCCTGGAAAAGCTCACTTTGTTTTTGTGCACAATACATTACCTCAATCAG TAAGTCTCATGGGGTGTGTCTATAATTCTTTCAAAGATGATGATGGGTTTCTCTACATGTGTTACAGCACTGAGGAAACTTTTGGCTAA
- the LOC107910532 gene encoding BTB/POZ and MATH domain-containing protein 6, whose protein sequence is MANLVYSNLEEVGRCISEAAPRHYIIKIMSFSLLAKTGIDKYESGEFEAGGYKWKLVLYPHGNKSRNVKEHLSLYLVFADVASLIRLDSEVHAVFRFFLLDQTKDNYLVVHDAAGKERPFHRSMHQWGFDQLIPIRSFNDVGNGYLLDDSCVFGAEVFVTKEMSSGKGECLSMIKDALSSKHLWKIENFSNLDSEYNESQQFFAANHKWKIHLFPRGRRHELGTHISMYLALADSATLLDGSKIFAEFTLRILDQQQSRHIAGKVSHWFSSSSQESGFENFVSLAYFYHASSGCLVKDICMVEAEVTVHAVSNTL, encoded by the exons ATGGCAAACTTGGTCTATAGTAACCTAGAAG AAGTTGGAAGATGTATATCAGAAGCAGCACCTAGACATTACATAATAAAGATCATGTCATTTTCTTTACTTGCAAAGACTGGCATAGACAAGTATGAATCTGGAGAGTTTGAAGCTGGTGGATACAAATG GAAACTGGTGCTGTACCCACATGGAAACAAGAGTAGAAATGTAAAAGAGCACCTTTCTCTCTACTTGGTTTTTGCAGATGTTGCTTCTCTGATTCGTCTTGATTCGGAAGTCCACGCTGTTTTCCGGTTTTTCCTGCTTGATCAGACCAAGGACAATTACTTGGTAGTTCATG ATGCCGCGGGAAAAGAAAGGCCGTTTCATAGATCAATGCATCAGTGGGGATTTGATCAGTTGATACCAATTAGAAGTTTTAATGATGTTGGCAATGGATACCTACTGGATGACAGTTGTGTGTTTGGAGCTGAAGTGTTTGTTACCAAGGAAATGAGCTCAGGGAAAGGAGAATGCTTATCAATGATAAAGGATGCCTTAAGTTCCAAGCATCTTTGGAAGATTGAAAACTTTTCCAATTTAGATTCAGAGTACAATGAATCACAACAATTCTTTGCTGCCAATCATAAATG GAAAATACATCTTTTTCCCAGAGGAAGACGGCATGAATTAGGCACTCATATCTCCATGTATTTGGCTTTAGCAGATTCTGCCACACTTTTGGATGGTTCTAAAATATTTGCAGAGTTCACCTTGCGTATTCTGGACCAACAGCAGAGCAGGCACATTGCTGGAAAAG TTAGTCACTGGTTTAGTAGCTCAAGCCAAGAAAGTgggtttgaaaattttgtttctCTGGCTTATTTCTATCATGCAAGTAGTGGGTGCCTAGTGAAAGATATATGCATGGTGGAAGCTGAGGTGACTGTCCACGCCGTTTCCAATACATTGTAA